A genomic region of Euwallacea similis isolate ESF13 chromosome 29, ESF131.1, whole genome shotgun sequence contains the following coding sequences:
- the LOC136417612 gene encoding tigger transposable element-derived protein 4-like: MGLSKSTVATIWKNKETILKTFESGQHSNVKKIKKPNNYEVDQRLLKWFSQQRNNNAIVSGAILQSKAEDFASKVSGNQEPKFNRSWIERFKRRHNITSGRIAGESTSVDMNIVDDWLQNKWPIIRSNFKDEDIFNGDETGLFFKLTPDRTLKFKGQTCEGGKLSKERITIFVVANLTGSEKRKLLVIGKSKNPRCFKNIVQLPVTYKSNKRAWMNSEIFINALREWDEELRRKKRKIILLVDNCPAHPDVKNLMWITLVFMPPNTSSKLQPMDQGVIHSLKSHYRRLLLSEMISCMDSGKEKFIITLLDAIRFIHMAWQKVSKQTIRNCFRHAGFLENENFDSDDDLPLVEWLKKKSMQK, from the exons ATGGGATTAAGTAAATCAACg gttgcaacaatttggaaaaataaagaaacaatccTAAAAACCTTCGAAAGTGGACaacattcaaatgtaaaaaaaatcaaaaagcccAATAATTATGAAGTTGACCAAAgactcttaaaatggttttctcaacaaagaaataataacgCAATTGTTAGCGGTGCTATATTACAATCAAAAGCTGAAGATTTTGCAAGTAAGGTGTCCGGAAACCAGGAAccgaaatttaatagaagCTGGATCGAAAGGTTCAAAAGAAGGCATAATATTACGAGTGGAAGAATTGCTGGAGAATCGACTTCAGTTGATATGAACATTGTAGATGACTGGCTGCAAAACAAATGGCCAATAATTAGGTCAAACTTTAAGGATGAGGACATCTTCAATGGAGATGAAACCGGTTTATTCTTCAAGCTTACACCTGATAGAACACTAAAGTTTAAAGGGCAAACCTGTGAAGGTGGAAAGCTTTCCAAAGAAAGAATCACTATATTTGTTGTAGCGAATTTGACAGGatccgaaaaaagaaagttattggtaattggaaaatctaaaaaccctagatgttttaagaatattgtACAATTGCCAGTAACTTATAAGTCCAATAAAAGGGCATGGATGAattcagagatttttataaatgcattACGTGAATGGGATGAAGAATTACGccgtaaaaaaagaaaaatcatattgttaGTGGATAATTGTCCGGCTCATCccgatgttaaaaatttgatgtggATTACGTTAGTGTTTATGCCACCAAACACTAGTTCTAAATTACAACCCATGGATCAGGGTGTTATCCATAGTCTAAAGAGTCATTATCGACGACTCCTCCTCTCGGAAATGATATCTTGTATGGATAGtggtaaggaaaaatttattattactctttTGGATGCAATACGCTTTATTCATATGGCATGGCAAAAGGTGTCAAAGCAAacgattagaaattgttttcgacatgccggttttctcgaaaatgagaattttgattcagatgaTGACTTACCATTAGTCGAatggcttaaaaaaaaatcaatgcaaaaataa
- the LOC136417701 gene encoding uncharacterized protein, giving the protein MAQPNSIRKRAALKSKMTLFKTFLGGFEKQLSDQTVTELDYRQLQTRIDALDNVLFEYEEIQAKIESEENSADVDLAERTLFTNQYFDLISRAKHHLETFLQESNDLSNNKSASSPTSIRRNASHDTNVKLPPIDIPKFDGNFQTWLEYRDTFESMIHASTVLSNIQKFHYLRGSLMGAAALVIKSLEFSASNYEVAWMLLLERYNNPRVLVQNHVKALFQIESISKASAERIRWLIDTVSKHMRCLEQVKEPTVDTLIIFLISSKLDSVTSREWEEYKTKRDLENTSPSLEDMKKFLKNKAVLLETIKMNQTQAQEPKNELKYRQQREVRGLVTGTSNCAICNQEHVTANCEKLSSLNVQERIKRIQELKLCINCLKFGHHSKVCRGRPCQRCSLKHHTLLHLDRRLNANPSQNFQSGTRSNISGTGNHDTGNNSPGSNASTEKRSGQVQETSTLCVNSAHPAHVLLSTALAKVSTPEKRSINIRVLLDSGSQSNFIRGEVVERLKLNKQEINMTVTGLNQLRSSVKHKCDIIIESLYNAFKTKISCLVLPNITGNLPSVRVNTQNYNIPSNIKLSDPGYGEPSEIDMLIGAEVFWSLICVGQISLGKNKPILQKTRLGWVVSGSIETFPSHPKNNMYCHLTQEIDIQNQLSRFWEIEEGFSSQSSQSEEEIACENHFNQHTVRLENGRFLVRIPLKSSPDDLGDSFHQAKRQFFALERKLDSNPNLKSQYVEFMTEYIKLGHMQRVSSAMLHKHAYYMPHHAVVRDEARTTRLRVVFNGSMKTSTGVSFNDLQMIGPTIQRDLMSILLRFRQHRYVVAADVEKMYRQILIEPDQRSLQRILWRDNAQKPVEVYELKTITYGTSSAPFLAIRCLFQLAFECEKSNERVSQAIKNDMYVDDLLTGADTLEEAAEIARDISHILNEGCFKLRKFFSNEKNALRYVESSDSTNQTLNFGENEPAKTLGLIWHCQADTLTYNIGTISKEFPVTKRTILAGTAQIFDPLGLLAACIIKAKILLQALWLEKLSWDEAVPTSIHTAWQQFRNQLVRLNTLRIPRYVRCTGAIKVQIHGFSDSSEAAYGGCIYLRSVDENGDVHVRLLCAKAKVAPLHTLTLPRLELCGALVLSRLLLKVTSSINIKFDECVLWCDSSVVLGWLKISPNLLKTFVNTRVAEIQAITHDYVWRHVPSKDNPADLLSRGLTPSQMLESEMWFHGPNWLKGNPSTWPSKFRRNENLPEMKIISRAFLTVYNSEFPFERFSSYHRIKRTVAYMFRFLRNCTAKGKPSTTERGGALTSAEIANAEIRLIKIAQEQSFPEDISNLMTNTELSHKSRILGLTPFLAEQSMLRVGGRLTESNYSYEKRHPILLDSKHKLTKLIFQYEHHRLLHAGPQQLHSSIRDKFWVIGGRNLAKLTYRKCALCFKYNPKIETPLMGNLPKERLLAEFPFKVCGVDYAGPYLVKDRKGRGSKTSKCWMALFICFASRAIHLELVSDLSKDSFILALKRFISRRGKPTLIYSDNGTNFKAAQSELSNFGTFLQKTQGDIVNAMTNEGIEWRFIPPSSPHFGGLWEAGVKSSKYHLKRILGAQVLTFEELYSLLTQVEAVLNSRPLSPLSTDPIDLNPLTPAHLLIGRPLVALPEPDLRTITTNRLNRFQLIEQMRQHFWDRWHKEVVSELQQRVRWKRNQHQLKVGTLVIIKEDNTPVMNWRLGRILRVHPGKDGVARVATIKTVRGEVKRSFAKICPLPCNDKTDSD; this is encoded by the coding sequence ATGGCTCAACCAAACAGTATCCGTAAAAGAGCGGcattaaaatccaaaatgaCCCTTTTCAAAACCTTTTTGGGAGGATTTGAGAAGCAGCTAAGTGACCAAACAGTCACAGAGCTCGATTATCGACAACTTCAAACGAGAATAGATGCCTTGGACAACGTCCTTTTCGAGTATGAAGAAATTCAAGCCAAAATTGAAAGTGAGGAGAATAGCGCGGATGTAGATCTCGCAGAACGCACCTTATTTACCAaccaatattttgatttaatttctagAGCTAAACatcatttagaaacttttttgcaagAATCAAATGACCTAAGTAATAATAAGTCTGCGTCATCTCCAACCTCGATTAGGCGTAATGCTTCTCATGATACAAATGTTAAGCTTCCTCCCATAGACATACCTAAATTTGATGGTAACTTTCAAACTTGGCTAGAGTATCGGGACACATTTGAATCAATGATCCATGCTAGTACGGTTCTGAGTAACattcagaaatttcattatttgagAGGTAGCTTGATGGGAGCTGCGGCGTTGGTTATAAAATCTTTGGAATTTTCGGCAAGCAATTACGAAGTAGCGTGGATGCTGTTGTTAGAAAGGTACAATAACCCCCGCGTGTTAGTTCAGAATCATGTAAAAGCTCTTTTTCAAATCGAATCTATATCAAAGGCTTCGGCAGAGCGTATAAGATGGCTAATAGATACGGTCTCTAAACATATGCGATGCCTCGAACAGGTGAAGGAGCCCACCGTGGACAcgttaatcatttttctgatAAGTTCAAAACTAGACAGCGTCACATCACGGGAATGGGAGGAATATAAAACGAAAAGGGATCTTGAGAACACCTCCCCGTCTCTGGAggatatgaagaaatttttaaagaataaggCTGTTTTATTAGAAACAATAAAGATGAACCAGACTCAGGCACAAGAACCCaagaatgaattaaaatacaGGCAGCAAAGGGAAGTACGAGGGTTAGTTACGGGGACGtcaaattgcgcaatttgtAACCAAGAGCATGTAACcgcaaattgtgaaaaattatcaagtcTAAACGTACAAGAACGTATCAAACGGATACAAGAACTTAAACTTTGCATAAACTGCTTAAAGTTCGGACACCATAGTAAAGTGTGTAGGGGACGTCCTTGTCAACGGTGCTCATTAAAGCACCACACGTTGTTACATTTGGATAGGCGTCTCAACGCTAATCCCTCGCAGAATTTTCAATCTGGAACCCGATCTAATATTTCGGGTACCGGAAACCATGATACGGGGAACAATAGTCCGGGCTCCAATGCGTCCACCGAAAAGAGATCGGGTCAGGTACAAGAAACTAGCACTCTTTGTGTGAATTCTGCTCATCCAGCACATGTGCTTCTTAGCACCGCGTTAGCGAAAGTTTCGACTCCCGAAAAGAGATCAATTAACATCCGGGTACTATTAGATTCAGGATCTCAATCTAACTTCATACGTGGAGAGGTAGTTGAAAGATTAAAGCTGAATAAACAGGAAATCAACATGACTGTAACAGGTTTAAATCAACTAAGGTCGAGTGTAAAACACAAGTGTGATATCATAATCGAATCGTTGTACAATgccttcaaaacaaaaatatcgtGTCTAGTACTTCCTAACATAACGGGAAACTTGCCGAGTGTACGTGTTAACAcacaaaattataacataCCCTCGAACATAAAATTATCCGATCCAGGGTATGGTGAACCTAGTGAAATTGACATGTTAATCGGGGCGGAAGTTTTCTGGTCGCTGATTTGCGTTGGTCAGATCTCTCTCGGAAAGAATAAACCGATTTTACAGAAAACAAGACTGGGATGGGTAGTTTCAGGATCGATTGAGACATTTCCTAGTCAcccgaaaaataatatgtactgTCACTTGACACAAGAAATTGacattcaaaatcaattatcgCGGTTTTGGGAGATAGAAGAAGGGTTTTCATCTCAATCTAGTCAATCCGAGGAAGAAATAGCGtgtgaaaatcattttaatcaaCACACCGTCCGATTAGAAAACGGAAGGTTTCTAGTACGCATCCCGCTCAAATCTTCTCCTGACGATCTCGGTGATTCATTTCATCAAGCAAAAAGGCAATTCTTTGCGCTCGAACGAAAACTCGATTCAAACCCAAATCTAAAATCTCAATATGTCGAATTCATGACCGAATACATAAAATTAGGGCACATGCAAAGGGTGTCAAGCGCAATGCTACATAAGCACGCATACTATATGCCACATCATGCCGTAGTACGTGACGAAGCCAGAACAACAAGGCTTCGAGTTGTCTTTAATGGTTCCATGAAAACGTCGACCGGGGTCAGTTTTAACGATCTTCAGATGATCGGTCCTACCATACAAAGGGATCTAATGTCAATCCTATTGCGGTTTCGGCAGCATCGGTACGTAGTTGCCGCCGACGTTGAGAAAATGTACCGGCAAATTCTGATCGAACCCGACCAACGGTCCTTACAAAGGATTTTATGGCGTGATAATGCACAGAAACCGGTGGAAGTTTACGAACTAAAGACGATCACCTATGGAACAAGCTCCGCTCCGTTTCTAGCGATAAGATGTTTGTTCCAATTAGCCTTTGAATGcgaaaaatcaaatgaaagaGTGTCACAAGCTATAAAAAATGACATGTACGTGGACGATCTTTTAACAGGAGCTGATACGTTAGAAGAGGCGGCCGAAATTGCCCGCGACATATCTCATATATTGAACGAGGGTTGTTTCAAGCTGCGTAAGTTTTTCTCGAATGAGAAAAACGCACTGAGGTACGTCGAATCTTCTGATTCGACAAATCAAACGTTGAACTTTGGCGAAAACGAGCCAGCAAAGACGTTAGGGTTAATATGGCATTGTCAGGCTGATACCCTGACGTATAATATAGGTACAATATCCAAGGAGTTTCCAGTCACCAAACGCACGATTTTAGCTGGTACGGCACAAATATTTGACCCTCTGGGACTGCTTGCAGCATGTATCATCAAAGCGAAAATCCTATTGCAAGCTTTATGGCTAGAAAAACTATCCTGGGATGAAGCGGTTCCCACCAGCATTCATACCGCTTGGCAACAATTTAGAAACCAGCTTGTAAGATTAAATACCTTACGGATACCCAGATATGTTCGGTGTACGGGGGCAATTAAGGTACAGATACATGGATTCTCCGATAGCTCAGAAGCAGCATACGGAGGGTGCATTTATCTTCGGTCGGTTGATGAAAATGGAGATGTGCATGTTAGACTTCTATGCGCAAAGGCCAAGGTTGCCCCGCTTCATACCCTTACTCTGCCCAGACTCGAACTTTGCGGTGCGTTGGTGCTATCTCGTCTTTTATTAAAGGTCACATCCtctatcaatataaaatttgacgaaTGCGTCTTATGGTGTGACTCATCTGTGGTACTTGGGTGGTTAAAAATCTCTCCAAATCTACTGAAAACCTTCGTAAACACTCGTGTTGCAGAAATTCAAGCGATCACGCACGATTATGTGTGGCGGCATGTCCCTTCGAAGGACAACCCCGCAGATTTATTGTCTAGAGGGTTAACTCCATCTCAAATGCTAGAATCGGAAATGTGGTTTCATGGACCGAATTGGCTGAAAGGTAACCCCTCGACATGGCCGTCTAAGTTTCGgcgaaacgaaaatttacccgaaatgaaaattatttcccgAGCGTTTCTCACAGTATATAACAGtgaatttccatttgaaagattttcgAGCTATCATCGAATCAAACGTACAGTGGCCTATATGTTTCGTTTTCTACGAAACTGTACGGCAAAGGGTAAACCCAGCACCACAGAGCGAGGTGGGGCGTTAACTAGTGCGGAAATAGCCAATGCCGAAATTCGCTTAATAAAGATTGCCCAAGAGCAATCGTTTCCTGAAGATATCTCTAATCTCATGACAAACACTGAGCTCAGTCATAAGAGTAGAATTTTGGGACTTACGCCCTTTTTGGCGGAACAGTCAATGCTACGAGTGGGTGGCAGACTGACGGAGTCAAATTATTCCTATGAGAAAAGGCATCCTATACTGTTAGACTCTAAACATAAGCTcactaaactcatttttcaatacgaGCATCATCGGCTATTGCATGCCGGACCTCAGCAGTTGCATTCCTCCATACGGGACAAATTTTGGGTTATTGGGGGAAGAAATTTAGCGAAATTAACTTACAGAAAATGCGCCCTGTGCTTTAAATATAATCCAAAGATTGAAACACCACTGATGGGTAATTTACCCAAGGAACGCCTACTGGCAGAATTCCCCTTTAAGGTATGTGGAGTTGATTACGCAGGACCGTACTTAGTGAAAGATCGAAAGGGTCGTGGATCAAAAACTTCCAAATGTTGGATGGCATTATTCATCTGCTTTGCGTCCCGAGCAATACATTTAGAACTTGTATCAGACTTGAGTAAAGATTCCTTTATCTTGGCTTTAAAGAGGTTCATATCACGTCGGGGCAAACCgacattaatttattcagaCAATGGCACTAACTTCAAGGCCGCTCAGTCTGAGTTGTCAAACTTCGGTAcctttttacaaaaaacacaaGGCGATATAGTCAATGCCATGACAAATGAGGGTATCGAATGGCGCTTTATTCCCCCTAGCTCGCCCCATTTTGGCGGTCTTTGGGAAGCGGGTGTTAAATCCAGTAAGTATCATTTAAAACGGATTTTGGGTGCTCAAGTACTGACCTTTGAGGAATTGTACTCCCTTCTTACCCAGGTAGAAGCAGTATTAAACTCCCGACCACTTAGCCCTCTTTCAACCGATCCTATCGATTTGAATCCTTTAACCCCGGCTCACCTGTTAATTGGACGACCCTTAGTCGCCCTTCCAGAACCCGATTTAAGGACGATCACTACTAATCGGCTAAACCGATTCCAACTGATTGAACAAATGCGCCAGCATTTTTGGGATAGATGGCATAAGGAGGTGGTGTCTGAGCTGCAACAGCGAGTTCGTTGGAAAAGGAACCAGCATCAACTGAAGGTTGGTACCTTGGTTATCATCAAAGAAGACAACACACCAGTGATGAATTGGAGACTTGGACGGATCTTACGTGTCCATCCAGGCAAGGACGGAGTGGCCAGAGTGGCTACCATAAAGACTGTTCGCGGTGAAGTAAAGCGAAGTTTTGCTAAGATATGTCCGCTCCCATGTAATGATAAGACTGATAGTGACTAA
- the LOC136417630 gene encoding galactoside alpha-(1,2)-fucosyltransferase 2-like, translated as MFILNKYITGNICGSKEPILRKRTIDKSAVKHPCPKKYIVTYTSGGRTGNQMWKYVEIWVIAQVTGLIPYDPGCVKYGVRELFENLSILNMDNIAHCPIDFKNATVDSMAKWNGNQKPSAIPYLHRLVNEEFVFKKQLRFKAQAIFREALNNVSKPEFTTFIGVHVRRDDYIKYLDKIISTMEGPST; from the exons atgtttattcTTAACAAATATATAACAG gaaatatttgtGGCAGCAAGGAACCAATATTGAGGAAAAGGACTATCGACAAATCTGCAGTAAAGCATCCATGCCCGAAAAAATACATTGTAACATATACCTCTGGAGGAAGAACTG GTAATCAAATGTGGAAGTATGTGGAAATATGGGTTATTGCCCAAGTAACCGGTTTAATACCATATGATCCAGGATGCGTTAAATATGGAGTGAGGgagttatttgaaaacttgtcCATACTAAATATGGATAATATTGCACATTGTcctattgattttaaaaacgcAACAGTTGACTCGATGGCCAAATGGAATGGCAATCAG AAACCTAGCGCTATTCCCTATCTTCACCGACTTGTGAACGaagaatttgttttcaaaaaacagcTTCGTTTCAAGGCTCAAGCAATCTTCAGAGAGGCTTTGAATAATGTTTCCAAACCAGAGTTTACTACTTTTATAGGGGTGCATGTAAGACGAGACGACTACATCAAGTATTTGGATAA gattATATCTACGATGGAGGGACCATCCACTTAA